The Deinococcus sonorensis KR-87 genome includes a window with the following:
- a CDS encoding DUF4129 domain-containing protein — translation MTGLARSPAASVRWHPWLAVLLPFTALGLLPWWVCLAQCAALTVGRLNDNARSIGFLLVVLGATAAALTRLPDLISTGTLFVGGALLGAAGLLSLNLLEHGRPIGLLPGTAALLLAPTPVGLIALLLAALSTGGPDGVPARRLDRPGTLPALLGAVLLLGVLCLLLPAAPAPPGIHPSTATTQPGTPAAPSPTLTPGSTVNSGPSAAPPPRTRLMLDLPWSPFSESMWLLAGLLMVICMLLLLRQAQAARRAQRSGWAEYVAAVGLLALLLMLFVVGLGTRSGGQGQQALSDAPQRTRADIVTTVPPDRVTTLVLDVGAGVAVLVFGALAALLWAASRERAGSLKAAPASASPAGVHPSPDLPLHRVRRAWQQAEAALGSAGLGRHPSEAPEAYRDRLAPLVPALHAPLSTLTDLYLPVRYGGDLSEQDAEQAEQAARQIMALIPSLPKRDDDD, via the coding sequence ATGACCGGACTGGCCCGTTCTCCCGCCGCTTCCGTGCGTTGGCACCCGTGGCTGGCCGTGCTGCTGCCGTTCACGGCGCTGGGGCTGCTGCCGTGGTGGGTGTGTCTGGCCCAGTGCGCGGCGCTGACCGTGGGGCGCCTGAACGACAATGCACGCAGCATCGGTTTCCTGCTGGTGGTGCTGGGGGCCACCGCTGCCGCCCTCACCCGCCTGCCGGATCTGATCTCCACCGGCACCCTGTTCGTGGGAGGTGCACTGCTGGGCGCCGCCGGGCTGTTGAGTCTGAACCTGCTGGAACACGGCCGGCCGATCGGCCTGCTGCCCGGCACGGCCGCGCTGCTGCTCGCCCCCACGCCGGTGGGCCTGATCGCACTGCTGCTGGCGGCCCTCTCGACCGGCGGACCGGACGGGGTGCCGGCCCGCCGGCTGGACCGCCCCGGCACCCTTCCGGCCCTGCTGGGCGCGGTGCTGCTGCTGGGGGTGCTCTGCCTGCTGCTGCCGGCAGCGCCAGCACCCCCAGGTATCCATCCTTCCACTGCCACCACCCAGCCGGGGACACCGGCAGCCCCCTCCCCCACGCTCACGCCCGGCAGCACGGTGAACAGTGGCCCATCAGCCGCCCCGCCGCCTCGCACTCGACTGATGCTGGACCTCCCGTGGTCGCCGTTCTCCGAGTCGATGTGGCTGCTGGCAGGCCTGCTGATGGTGATCTGCATGCTGCTGTTGCTGAGACAGGCGCAGGCGGCGCGGCGCGCCCAGCGTTCCGGCTGGGCGGAGTATGTGGCGGCCGTGGGCCTGCTGGCGCTGCTGCTGATGCTGTTTGTGGTGGGCCTGGGCACCCGCTCGGGCGGTCAGGGACAGCAGGCGTTGTCCGACGCGCCGCAACGGACCCGAGCTGACATCGTGACCACAGTGCCCCCAGACCGCGTGACCACGCTGGTGCTGGACGTGGGGGCCGGGGTGGCGGTGCTGGTGTTCGGGGCGCTGGCGGCGCTGCTGTGGGCCGCCTCACGGGAGCGGGCCGGCAGTCTGAAGGCCGCTCCGGCGAGCGCCTCTCCGGCGGGGGTCCACCCCTCCCCTGACCTGCCGCTGCACCGGGTCCGGCGCGCCTGGCAGCAGGCCGAGGCCGCCCTGGGCAGCGCCGGGCTGGGCCGACACCCCAGCGAGGCTCCGGAGGCGTACCGGGACCGGCTGGCCCCGCTGGTTCCGGCACTCCACGCTCCGCTGTCCACCCTGACCGATCTGTACCTGCCGGTGCGCTACGGCGGCGACCTGAGCGAGCAGGACGCCGAGCAGGCCGAGCAGGCGGCGCGGCAGATCATGGCCCTGATCCCTTCCCTCCCGAAACGAGACGACGATGACTGA
- a CDS encoding DUF58 domain-containing protein, whose translation MPAFVAYALLLLVLAGLIWAGWRTPPQVQLDREVPRQGFEGREVPLTVRLWVRARLPTRLRLDDPTPLAVVADATLQVGGLMWGEQTLEHHATLTLNRRGEYRWAPVTLRWADPFGLWWRRVTLEQPTALTVYPGTHGLRLPALLRPLLSEGELSRSIGLDDPISLRGARPYLPGDPPARIHWRLSARTGSMMVRELERTAMSSVQLHLDRSGGEVYLESAVRLAASLIQEALELDLPVCVSDDLGATPPGRSPEALQLALTRLAALQASPPGLPVHLPSPRPGSNLIVLTRDAPEALVQAALLARGRASRVVIVAIPEGFYLEPGESPRRQWAGLPPRLRELERRAGVLMDAGVLVFVLRGNMSVLRLGG comes from the coding sequence GTGCCGGCCTTCGTGGCGTATGCGCTGCTGCTGCTGGTGCTGGCCGGGCTGATCTGGGCCGGCTGGCGGACACCGCCCCAGGTGCAGCTGGACCGGGAAGTGCCGCGTCAGGGATTCGAGGGCCGTGAGGTGCCCTTGACGGTGCGGCTGTGGGTCCGCGCCCGACTGCCGACCCGCCTGCGCCTGGACGACCCCACTCCCCTGGCGGTGGTGGCCGACGCCACGCTGCAGGTGGGCGGCCTGATGTGGGGCGAGCAGACACTGGAGCACCATGCCACCCTGACGCTCAACCGCCGGGGCGAGTACCGCTGGGCGCCGGTCACGCTGCGCTGGGCCGACCCGTTCGGGCTGTGGTGGCGCCGGGTGACGCTGGAGCAGCCCACCGCGCTGACCGTGTATCCCGGCACCCACGGCCTGCGGCTGCCGGCCCTGCTCCGCCCGCTGCTCTCGGAAGGGGAGCTGAGCCGCAGCATCGGCCTGGACGACCCGATCAGCCTGCGCGGGGCGCGGCCCTACCTGCCGGGCGACCCGCCGGCCCGCATCCACTGGCGGCTGAGCGCCCGCACCGGCAGCATGATGGTGCGCGAACTGGAACGCACCGCGATGAGCAGCGTGCAGCTGCATCTGGACCGCAGCGGCGGCGAGGTGTACCTGGAGAGCGCGGTGCGGCTGGCGGCCAGCCTGATCCAGGAGGCGCTGGAACTGGACCTGCCCGTCTGTGTCAGTGACGACCTGGGCGCCACCCCACCGGGGCGCAGCCCGGAGGCGCTGCAGCTGGCCCTCACCCGGCTGGCAGCGCTGCAGGCCAGCCCACCGGGGCTGCCGGTGCACCTGCCCTCCCCGCGCCCCGGCAGCAACCTGATCGTGCTGACCCGCGACGCGCCGGAAGCGCTGGTGCAGGCGGCGCTGCTCGCCCGGGGCCGCGCCAGCCGGGTGGTGATCGTGGCGATTCCGGAGGGCTTCTACCTGGAGCCGGGCGAGTCGCCGCGCCGCCAGTGGGCGGGCCTGCCGCCCCGGCTGCGCGAGCTGGAACGCCGGGCCGGGGTGCTGATGGATGCCGGCGTCCTGGTGTTCGTGCTGCGCGGGAACATGAGCGTGCTGCGGCTGGGCGGCTGA
- the rpoD gene encoding RNA polymerase sigma factor RpoD, translating to MAEAKPKPRTRKPVRPATEGSDAPASATLSAAAPVAQVSPAVSTPVAPSPAPAPRTAKPKAEKAPAKPKAEKKEPAKADKKEPKAGKAAGAKAASGDAAPATGKAAKVPSGKGAATERPYYAHPSIQELLKAGKAAGVVSAEDAATALGSALEAAGLDADSADAFEDLQLYLAAQNIELQDLDDDDDDLDEEESAEGEEATPDGEEDERYFDDMPRAVSNDPVRQYLHEIGRVPLLTLEEEISLARRIEEGEEAKKTLEEELDLEDRARRRLLRQTEDGAAARQGLIEANLRLVVSIAKKYTGRGLGFLDLIQEGNQGLIRAVEKFEYRRRYKFSTYATWWIRQAINRAIADQARTIRIPVHMVETINKLTRTARQLQQELSREASYEEIAEAMGPGWDAAKVEEVQKVSQEPVSLETPIGDEKDSFYGDFIPDENLDSPVENAAKTLLSEELEKALSKLTEREAMVLKFRKGLVDGREHTLEEVGQRFNVTRERIRQIENKALRKLKYHESRTRKLRDFLD from the coding sequence ATGGCAGAAGCAAAGCCCAAACCCCGTACCCGCAAGCCTGTCCGGCCCGCCACCGAGGGCAGTGATGCCCCGGCCAGCGCCACACTAAGCGCTGCGGCGCCCGTGGCCCAGGTCAGCCCAGCTGTGAGCACCCCCGTGGCGCCCAGCCCGGCGCCGGCTCCCCGGACCGCCAAGCCGAAGGCCGAGAAGGCCCCCGCCAAGCCGAAGGCCGAGAAGAAGGAACCGGCCAAGGCCGACAAGAAAGAACCCAAGGCCGGCAAGGCCGCCGGCGCCAAGGCCGCGTCGGGCGACGCTGCCCCCGCCACCGGCAAGGCCGCCAAGGTCCCCAGCGGCAAGGGTGCAGCCACCGAGCGCCCGTACTACGCCCACCCCAGCATTCAGGAACTGCTCAAGGCCGGCAAGGCCGCCGGCGTGGTCTCGGCGGAGGACGCCGCCACCGCGCTGGGCAGCGCCCTGGAGGCGGCCGGACTGGACGCCGACAGCGCCGACGCCTTCGAGGACCTGCAGCTGTATCTGGCGGCCCAGAACATCGAACTCCAGGACCTGGATGACGATGACGACGATCTGGACGAGGAAGAGAGCGCGGAGGGCGAGGAGGCCACGCCCGACGGAGAGGAAGACGAGCGCTACTTCGACGACATGCCGCGCGCCGTTAGCAACGACCCGGTGCGGCAGTACCTGCACGAGATCGGGCGGGTGCCGCTGCTGACGCTGGAAGAGGAGATCTCCCTGGCGCGGCGCATCGAGGAGGGTGAGGAGGCCAAGAAGACGCTGGAGGAGGAGCTGGACCTGGAAGATCGGGCCCGCCGCCGCCTGCTGCGTCAGACCGAGGACGGCGCGGCGGCCCGCCAGGGCCTGATCGAGGCCAACCTGCGACTGGTGGTCAGCATCGCCAAGAAGTACACCGGGCGTGGCCTGGGCTTCCTGGACCTGATCCAGGAGGGCAACCAGGGCCTGATCCGGGCGGTGGAGAAGTTCGAGTACCGCCGCCGCTACAAGTTCTCCACGTACGCCACGTGGTGGATCCGGCAGGCCATCAACCGGGCCATCGCCGACCAGGCGCGCACCATCCGGATTCCGGTGCACATGGTCGAGACCATCAACAAGCTGACCCGCACTGCCCGGCAGCTGCAGCAGGAGCTGAGCCGCGAGGCCAGCTACGAGGAGATCGCCGAGGCGATGGGCCCCGGCTGGGACGCCGCCAAGGTAGAGGAAGTCCAGAAGGTCTCGCAGGAGCCGGTCAGCCTGGAAACCCCAATCGGTGACGAGAAGGACAGCTTCTACGGCGACTTCATTCCGGACGAGAACCTGGACAGCCCGGTGGAGAACGCCGCCAAGACGCTGCTCAGCGAAGAGCTGGAGAAGGCGCTCTCCAAGCTGACCGAGCGCGAGGCGATGGTCCTGAAGTTCCGCAAGGGACTGGTGGACGGCCGGGAGCACACCCTGGAAGAGGTGGGCCAGCGCTTCAACGTGACGCGCGAGCGCATCCGCCAGATCGAGAACAAGGCGCTGCGCAAGCTCAAGTACCACGAGAGCCGCACCCGCAAGCTGCGCGACTTCCTGGACTGA
- a CDS encoding class I SAM-dependent methyltransferase: MGYFDVVPAGLPPRLEGLHVLTKAGVRGAPGVDDAQALLAQTLIKKRVQGELLDLSAMGGLLDALPGIELLAVEGSAPALRVLAEAGIPHRAALPGDDLGRHRQVALTLSGDRGNTYIEAQLAWAHQCTQPGGTLYLAGDKDKGFDRYVRRAGALYGSGEVIARDGGMRVAALVRRPGATPPQPEPERYETHGLTVVGYPGVFSAARLDRATELLLSTLEGRPLAGQRVLDLGCGAGVIGAWAARQGATATLLDADLMSVQSAEATLQASGLEGRVLHSDVDAALDDDGYDLALSNPPFHVGRGVVLDVAAEFVAAARRRLRPGGALVLVANDFLPYEGLLRGWTRPVTLAQGGGFKVLQAERP; the protein is encoded by the coding sequence ATGGGCTACTTCGACGTGGTGCCGGCCGGTCTGCCGCCGCGCCTGGAGGGACTGCACGTGCTCACCAAGGCAGGCGTGCGCGGCGCGCCCGGCGTGGACGACGCCCAGGCGCTGCTGGCCCAGACGCTGATCAAGAAGCGGGTGCAGGGCGAACTGCTGGACCTGAGCGCCATGGGCGGCCTGCTGGACGCGCTGCCGGGCATCGAGCTGCTGGCGGTGGAGGGTTCGGCGCCGGCCCTGCGGGTGCTGGCCGAGGCCGGCATTCCGCACCGTGCCGCGCTGCCGGGCGACGACCTGGGGCGGCACCGGCAGGTGGCTCTGACCTTGTCCGGCGACCGGGGCAATACCTATATCGAGGCGCAACTGGCCTGGGCGCACCAGTGCACTCAGCCGGGCGGCACACTGTATCTGGCCGGCGACAAGGACAAGGGCTTTGACCGTTACGTCCGGCGGGCCGGGGCACTCTACGGCTCCGGAGAGGTGATCGCGCGTGACGGAGGCATGCGGGTGGCCGCGCTGGTGCGGCGTCCGGGCGCCACGCCGCCGCAACCGGAACCGGAGCGCTACGAGACCCACGGCCTGACGGTGGTGGGCTACCCCGGCGTGTTCAGCGCCGCGCGGCTGGACCGGGCCACCGAGCTGCTGCTCTCCACCCTGGAGGGCCGACCACTGGCCGGACAGCGGGTGCTGGACCTGGGCTGCGGGGCCGGCGTCATCGGCGCGTGGGCCGCGCGGCAGGGGGCAACGGCCACCCTGCTGGACGCCGACCTGATGAGCGTGCAGAGTGCCGAAGCCACCCTGCAGGCCAGCGGTCTGGAGGGGCGGGTGCTGCACAGCGATGTGGACGCCGCCCTGGACGACGACGGCTACGACCTGGCATTGAGCAATCCGCCGTTTCACGTGGGGCGGGGGGTGGTGCTGGACGTGGCCGCCGAGTTCGTGGCGGCGGCGCGGCGGCGCCTGCGGCCCGGCGGCGCACTGGTGCTGGTGGCCAACGACTTTCTGCCGTACGAGGGGCTGCTGCGCGGCTGGACCCGTCCGGTCACGCTGGCGCAGGGCGGCGGCTTCAAGGTGTTGCAGGCCGAGCGGCCCTGA
- a CDS encoding bifunctional riboflavin kinase/FAD synthetase, with amino-acid sequence MKTYVAPSQRPDTGTAVAVGSFDGVHLGHQALLARLKERARHYRVPSVVYTFDPPTRVLTQGVEFLSTLPEKIELLARYGIDEVIAVPFTSEFAARPKEAFLDDLRALHPHAVVVGEDFHFGRGRAGGLANLSAVTEDVVALPMHSLGGQDIKSTRIRELLKAGDVEAAARFLGRHYDAQGVVVQGDQLGRTIGVPTANIRVPEGKALPLGVFAAFVYTDDGQRHASMVNVGYRPTVQGRELRFEAHLLDFSGDLYGQEVQVKFWHFLRGEQKFDGLDALKRQLALDADQARARLQAGGD; translated from the coding sequence GTGAAGACCTACGTCGCGCCCAGCCAGCGCCCGGACACCGGGACGGCGGTGGCGGTGGGCAGCTTCGACGGGGTCCACCTGGGGCACCAGGCGCTGCTGGCCCGCCTCAAGGAACGTGCCCGGCACTACCGGGTGCCGAGCGTGGTGTATACCTTCGACCCGCCCACCCGGGTGCTGACGCAGGGCGTGGAGTTCCTGAGCACGCTGCCGGAAAAGATCGAGTTGCTGGCCCGCTACGGCATTGACGAGGTGATCGCGGTACCGTTCACCAGCGAGTTCGCGGCCCGACCCAAGGAAGCGTTCCTGGACGACCTGCGGGCGCTGCACCCGCACGCCGTGGTGGTGGGCGAGGACTTTCACTTTGGCCGCGGCCGGGCCGGGGGTCTGGCCAACCTGTCGGCCGTGACCGAGGACGTGGTGGCGCTGCCGATGCACAGTCTGGGCGGGCAGGACATCAAGAGCACCCGCATCCGGGAGCTGCTCAAGGCGGGGGACGTGGAAGCCGCCGCCCGCTTCCTGGGCCGCCACTACGACGCGCAGGGCGTGGTGGTGCAGGGCGATCAGCTGGGCCGCACCATCGGGGTCCCCACTGCCAACATCCGGGTGCCGGAGGGCAAGGCGCTGCCGCTCGGGGTGTTCGCCGCCTTTGTGTACACCGACGACGGGCAGCGGCACGCCAGCATGGTGAACGTGGGCTACCGGCCCACCGTGCAGGGACGCGAACTGCGCTTCGAGGCGCACCTGCTGGACTTCAGCGGCGACCTGTACGGCCAGGAGGTGCAGGTGAAGTTCTGGCATTTCCTGCGCGGCGAGCAGAAGTTCGATGGGCTGGACGCGCTGAAGCGGCAGCTGGCGCTGGATGCGGATCAGGCCCGCGCCCGGCTGCAGGCCGGAGGCGACTGA
- a CDS encoding AAA family ATPase: MTDFTTRILNNVATVLVGKDDVTRLALAAILAGGHVLLEDAPGTGKTMLARALAVSLGLSYRRVQFTPDLLPSDVTGVSVYRDGRFEFVPGPIFTGLLLADEINRATPKTQSALLEAMGEGQVTESGVTHRLTQPFVVVATQNPIEHEGTYRLPEAQLDRFVVKLSVGYPTVQQEAEMLARLQQRHPIETLQPVATPQELLSAQAQVRSIRVDPDLQAYVAQLSASSRQHPQVALGGGPRASLALQSVAQALAFLQGRSFVTPGDLKRAAPAVLTHRLSLTTEARLTGVRPEAVVAAVLQDLPVPVEASAPELR; encoded by the coding sequence ATGACTGACTTCACCACCCGCATCCTGAACAACGTGGCCACCGTGCTGGTGGGCAAGGACGACGTGACCCGCCTGGCCCTGGCGGCGATTCTGGCCGGCGGCCACGTGCTGCTGGAGGACGCGCCCGGCACCGGCAAGACCATGCTGGCGCGCGCCCTGGCCGTGAGCCTGGGCCTGAGCTACCGCCGGGTGCAGTTCACGCCGGACCTGCTGCCCAGCGACGTGACCGGCGTGAGCGTGTACCGCGACGGCCGGTTCGAGTTCGTGCCGGGGCCGATCTTCACCGGCCTGCTGCTGGCCGACGAGATCAACCGCGCCACCCCCAAGACCCAGTCGGCGCTGCTGGAGGCGATGGGCGAGGGGCAGGTGACCGAGAGCGGCGTGACGCACCGGCTGACCCAGCCGTTCGTGGTGGTGGCGACCCAGAACCCCATCGAACACGAGGGCACCTACCGGCTGCCGGAAGCGCAGCTGGACCGCTTCGTGGTGAAACTGTCGGTGGGCTACCCGACCGTGCAGCAGGAGGCCGAGATGCTGGCCCGCCTGCAGCAGCGCCACCCGATCGAGACGCTGCAGCCGGTGGCGACCCCACAGGAGCTGCTGAGTGCCCAGGCCCAGGTGCGCAGCATCCGGGTAGACCCGGACCTGCAGGCCTACGTCGCGCAGCTGTCGGCCAGCAGCCGGCAGCACCCGCAGGTGGCGCTGGGGGGCGGGCCACGCGCCAGCCTGGCGCTGCAGTCGGTGGCGCAGGCGCTGGCGTTTCTGCAGGGCCGCAGCTTCGTGACGCCCGGCGACCTGAAGCGCGCGGCGCCCGCCGTGCTGACCCACCGCCTGAGCCTGACCACCGAGGCACGCCTGACCGGGGTGCGGCCCGAGGCGGTGGTGGCCGCCGTGCTGCAGGACCTGCCGGTGCCGGTCGAGGCCAGCGCCCCGGAGCTGCGCTGA